The Enteractinococcus fodinae genome has a segment encoding these proteins:
- a CDS encoding DUF998 domain-containing protein, which yields MSSIERALHEQTLAFWATVGSFVLGAGTATIVFWDQVRPFAGEGSVIGPMALISAGIAVLAFVLSSFLHRHGETQFMPAWQLWVSNLSFIALTVAFGGVTGLSVLLAGQLLEAGLPGLQLGAVGGGLLTGVAAALGGRLSFQAGIDLSTRDLAALLFTFLIVGTVFAMLTEVDSTWWERNYSQLGIGAGAWAFNGTLIMAGLLVATIGSYIGRDLHRLLNDAAIPRITVVVVFWLVTGLALAAVGWFPLDTRPVSHTTAAFAALVLLVCTAGFTLYVLPIRPFVLQAVTVLLLGLVAVAVVVTFVFPLLSVTALESIVVGLALLWMTTFVRVLSILTPNRSVASQRRHLLQRQSAR from the coding sequence ATGAGCAGCATCGAACGGGCCCTTCACGAACAGACCCTGGCATTCTGGGCCACTGTCGGGTCCTTTGTACTCGGAGCCGGCACTGCGACCATCGTATTTTGGGATCAGGTGCGGCCTTTTGCAGGTGAGGGGTCCGTCATCGGTCCGATGGCACTCATTAGCGCAGGCATTGCTGTGTTGGCATTCGTGCTGAGCTCATTTCTGCACCGGCACGGCGAAACACAATTTATGCCCGCGTGGCAATTGTGGGTCTCGAACCTGTCATTTATCGCTTTGACCGTTGCCTTTGGTGGCGTCACAGGGCTCAGTGTTTTATTGGCCGGACAGCTATTAGAGGCGGGCTTACCAGGACTGCAGCTGGGAGCTGTTGGCGGTGGCCTTCTGACGGGAGTGGCGGCTGCCTTGGGTGGCCGGTTGTCGTTCCAAGCCGGGATAGATCTCAGTACCCGAGACCTCGCTGCGTTGCTGTTCACATTCCTTATTGTCGGGACAGTTTTCGCCATGCTCACCGAAGTCGACTCCACCTGGTGGGAACGCAACTATTCGCAACTGGGCATCGGCGCTGGCGCCTGGGCTTTCAATGGCACCTTGATTATGGCCGGGTTGTTAGTAGCAACTATCGGGTCGTATATCGGACGGGATCTGCATCGTTTACTCAACGACGCGGCCATCCCTAGGATCACTGTAGTGGTGGTCTTCTGGCTGGTGACGGGATTGGCTCTGGCGGCTGTGGGCTGGTTCCCGCTGGACACCCGCCCCGTTTCCCATACCACCGCCGCCTTTGCTGCCTTGGTGTTATTAGTGTGCACAGCTGGGTTCACACTATATGTCCTACCGATCCGCCCATTTGTGCTGCAGGCTGTGACTGTCCTCCTGCTGGGATTAGTGGCAGTCGCGGTGGTGGTGACTTTCGTCTTTCCGCTCTTGTCGGTCACCGCACTAGAAAGCATCGTGGTAGGTCTGGCCTTGTTATGGATGACGACGTTTGTCCGCGTGCTAAGTATCCTGACGCCGAATCGTTCGGTCGCTTCCCAACGCCGCCACTTGCTGCAACGCCAATCGGCGCGCTAG
- a CDS encoding LLM class flavin-dependent oxidoreductase, with amino-acid sequence MTKKIGFLNFGHFGYDRVSGSVDPKAALDDQLAMTVAAEQEGLDGAWIRVHHFQWMLSAPFPTLAAMAAQTSTIELGTGVIDLRYENPLYFAEEAATTDLIADGRLQLGISRGSPEAAVDGQEQFGYTLTPGQTWHDVAQERGQRIRAAIGGEPVATGDPHSPWSPGGATDLVTQPQSPGLVHRLWWGSGSTSSGIVAGQQGYNLLSSTLLLQDDGRPFHLQQADQLRRYQDAYANSGYETGGKTAVTRSMFALRSVQDERMFGHAGSQRDQAGQLEGGPARSGPTYVGTIEQLAETLSHDEAMVEADYILFANPAQLGPERNREIFAGWMEVFRMLGWK; translated from the coding sequence ATGACGAAGAAAATTGGGTTCTTGAACTTTGGACATTTCGGGTATGACCGCGTCAGCGGCTCGGTGGACCCGAAAGCAGCACTTGATGACCAGCTCGCCATGACGGTGGCGGCAGAACAGGAAGGTCTCGACGGCGCCTGGATCCGGGTGCATCATTTTCAATGGATGTTGTCGGCACCATTTCCGACACTTGCCGCAATGGCCGCCCAGACCAGCACGATTGAACTGGGTACCGGTGTCATTGATCTACGATACGAGAACCCACTGTATTTCGCTGAAGAAGCCGCCACGACGGATCTCATCGCCGATGGGCGCTTGCAGCTCGGGATCTCGCGTGGCTCTCCTGAGGCTGCAGTCGACGGGCAAGAACAGTTCGGGTATACGTTAACGCCTGGTCAGACCTGGCATGATGTGGCCCAAGAACGCGGCCAACGTATTCGTGCTGCCATCGGAGGGGAACCGGTGGCCACCGGCGATCCGCACTCCCCGTGGTCTCCTGGTGGTGCAACGGACCTGGTGACACAACCACAATCACCGGGTTTAGTGCATCGTCTGTGGTGGGGCTCGGGGTCTACCAGCTCGGGGATTGTCGCAGGGCAACAAGGCTACAACCTTTTATCCTCGACGCTGCTGCTCCAAGATGACGGCCGGCCATTTCATCTCCAACAAGCCGACCAACTCCGGCGCTACCAGGACGCTTATGCCAACTCAGGATATGAGACCGGTGGCAAGACAGCAGTAACGCGGTCGATGTTTGCATTGCGCTCCGTGCAGGATGAACGCATGTTTGGTCACGCCGGTAGTCAGCGCGATCAGGCTGGCCAGTTGGAAGGCGGCCCCGCCCGTTCTGGACCGACCTACGTCGGAACCATAGAACAACTGGCTGAGACACTTTCGCACGACGAGGCAATGGTCGAAGCGGATTACATTCTATTCGCGAATCCGGCTCAGCTGGGTCCCGAACGAAACCGAGAGATCTTCGCCGGCTGGATGGAAGTGTTCAGAATGCTTGGCTGGAAATAA
- a CDS encoding AMP-binding protein, translating into MTEQYRAARDRLMALSPTEVAEEFTWPEFKHFNFGLDWFDALGQDPARADQPALIVTGDSGTQQLTFAELSARSTQVAGWFQAQGVTRGDKFMMMLDNEVELWEAMLAAIKIGAVILPTTAMLDAQALASRIRRAGVDWVLTNQDNIHKFEELAAHGVDTEQLGIFVTGQTRVNGTYHFADAYTSTSAFTVDGPTPADAEMLVYFTSGTTSEPKMVLHTQASYSVGHFSTLYWLGLTANDVHLNISSPGWGKHAWSSFFAPWIAESTILAVNYARFDAEKMLEVMEEFAVTSLCAPPTVWRMLIHADMAQLPHPPTNAVSAGEPLNLSTLQQVRDAWGVTIRDGYGQTETTLQIATTPGLEVPAGALGIPLPGFHIELVDEQTEQIITGAGSGQVAIRLDPKPVGLTPGYYLDEERNLQAFGQGLYLTGDLMARDTNGVYSYIGRADDLFKAADYKLSPFELENGLMGYPSISEVAVVPSPDPIRTAVPKAYVVLSPGYSPTAETAKDIFAHARTALPPYARLRRLEFVTALPKTVSGKTRRVALRQEEIDTHGEYGQYTKEALAARTSTEGFGHEYTDAQFRASS; encoded by the coding sequence GTGACTGAACAATATCGTGCCGCCCGTGACCGTCTCATGGCGCTCAGCCCCACCGAGGTCGCTGAGGAATTCACTTGGCCTGAGTTCAAGCACTTCAATTTCGGACTGGACTGGTTCGATGCCTTGGGTCAAGACCCCGCGCGAGCCGATCAGCCCGCACTCATCGTGACCGGAGATAGCGGCACGCAGCAATTGACGTTTGCCGAGCTTTCGGCCCGTTCCACCCAAGTAGCCGGTTGGTTTCAAGCCCAGGGAGTCACTCGGGGCGATAAATTCATGATGATGCTCGATAACGAAGTCGAGCTATGGGAAGCAATGCTTGCCGCCATCAAGATTGGCGCAGTGATCCTCCCGACGACCGCGATGCTCGACGCTCAGGCGTTAGCCTCACGAATTCGGCGCGCCGGAGTCGACTGGGTACTAACGAACCAAGACAACATTCACAAATTCGAAGAACTGGCAGCGCACGGAGTAGACACCGAGCAGCTGGGAATTTTCGTCACCGGTCAGACACGGGTCAATGGCACGTACCACTTTGCTGATGCTTATACCTCGACCTCCGCGTTTACGGTCGACGGCCCCACTCCGGCCGATGCTGAGATGCTGGTCTACTTTACTTCCGGTACCACCAGCGAACCCAAGATGGTACTCCACACGCAAGCCTCTTATTCCGTAGGCCACTTCTCCACGCTCTACTGGTTGGGTTTGACCGCAAACGACGTACATCTTAATATCTCTTCCCCGGGTTGGGGCAAACACGCATGGTCATCCTTCTTTGCACCCTGGATAGCTGAGTCGACCATCCTGGCGGTCAACTACGCTCGGTTTGATGCCGAAAAGATGTTGGAAGTGATGGAAGAGTTCGCTGTCACCAGCTTGTGTGCACCTCCCACGGTGTGGCGCATGCTGATTCATGCTGATATGGCTCAACTCCCCCACCCGCCAACCAATGCGGTGTCCGCTGGCGAGCCACTCAATCTGTCAACGCTGCAACAAGTGCGTGACGCTTGGGGAGTCACGATTCGTGACGGCTACGGCCAGACAGAGACGACCTTACAAATCGCGACCACCCCGGGCCTCGAGGTCCCGGCAGGGGCGCTCGGGATACCCTTGCCGGGGTTCCACATTGAACTCGTAGACGAACAGACCGAGCAAATCATCACCGGCGCCGGTTCCGGACAAGTCGCCATACGGCTCGATCCCAAACCCGTTGGGCTCACCCCAGGCTATTACCTGGATGAGGAACGTAACCTGCAGGCATTCGGTCAGGGTCTCTATCTCACCGGGGACCTGATGGCCCGCGATACTAACGGGGTGTATTCGTATATCGGTCGAGCCGACGATCTTTTCAAAGCCGCCGACTATAAGCTATCCCCATTTGAACTAGAAAATGGGCTCATGGGGTATCCGTCAATCTCAGAAGTCGCTGTGGTCCCTAGCCCAGATCCGATCCGAACCGCCGTACCGAAAGCATACGTGGTCCTGTCACCGGGTTACTCCCCCACGGCCGAAACTGCCAAGGACATCTTTGCGCACGCCCGGACCGCGCTGCCGCCCTATGCACGCCTGCGGCGGCTTGAATTTGTCACGGCCTTACCTAAAACAGTCTCTGGTAAAACCCGTCGCGTGGCGCTTCGCCAAGAAGAGATTGACACGCATGGTGAGTACGGCCAGTACACCAAGGAAGCTTTGGCGGCCCGTACTTCCACCGAAGGTTTCGGACACGAATACACTGACGCCCAGTTCCGGGCCTCCTCCTAA